A DNA window from Primulina tabacum isolate GXHZ01 chromosome 12, ASM2559414v2, whole genome shotgun sequence contains the following coding sequences:
- the LOC142521339 gene encoding protein CLT2, chloroplastic-like, with the protein MMMRLNLLPRPTPKSHPLPFSRNPTIANRYSSNLNNDPVKLPISPLFSCKRFVLPFGDGKPSVSTDSNPSRTVCSAVPGPDSGGYEASAGDKKAGVIVWSAMTLMLAVVNRVLHKLALVPMKEYPLFLAQINTFVFVAVYFPLLYMRYKGGLVTDEMLSIPKAPFIAMGFLESVSLVSGMYAGAMLPGPVIPLLYQTFLIWQLIFSRFLLKRTYPLNQIIGCFLVAAGVIVALTSGSSNGPMLAGMGILWPALMVLSSAFQAGASIVKESVFIDAATRLKGKLLDVFVVNCFGSAVQAMFVLLCLPILSNLKGITLSQLPMYFKSGAACFLNIGGNTTGCAGAPMLPLLFIISSVLFNISVLNLLKFSDAIVASLAVRASVPIAIYALSLPLPYLPQVESLSPFFHLGSMILVVGLILYNMPKPQKRLSKAL; encoded by the exons ATGATGATGAGATTGAATTTGCTCCCCCGCCCGACCCCCAAATCCCATCCTCTTCCCTTTTCCCGCAATCCCACGATCGCCAATCGTTATTCCAGCAATCTGAATAACGATCCCGTCAAGCTCCCGATTTCGCCTCTTTTCAGCTGCAAACGATTTGTTCTACCCTTCGGGGATGGAAAACCCAGCGTCAGCACGGATTCTAATCCATCACGGACCGTCTGCAGTGCGGTTCCGGGTCCGGATTCCGGTGGATACGAAGCGTCGGCGGGTGATAAGAAGGCCGGGGTGATCGTTTGGTCGGCTATGACTCTGATGCTGGCCGTGGTGAATCGAGTGCTTCACAAGCTTGCACTTGTGCCCATGAAGGAGTATCCTCTGTTTCTAGCTCAGATCAACACTTTCGT GTTTGTGGCAGTATACTTTCCTTTGCTGTACATGAGATATAAAGGTGGCTTAGTTACTGATGAGATGCTGAGCATTCCAAAGGCACCCTTTATTGCCATGGGCTTTCTTGAATCCGTATCACTTGTTTCTGGAATGTATGCTGGAG CAATGCTTCCTGGACCAGTGATACCTTTATTATACCAG ACATTCTTGATATGGCAGCTGATATTTTCCAGATTTCTCTTGAAGAGGACATATCCCTTGAACCAAATTATTGGGTGCTTTCTTGTAGCTGCGGGAGTCATAGTTGCGCTTACAAG TGGATCAAGCAATGGTCCAATGCTTGCCGGAATGGGAATTTTGTGGCCGGCGCTAATGGTATTGTCCAGTGCCTTCCAAGCAGGTGCATCTATCGTTAAG GAATCTGTGTTCATTGATGCTGCCACCCGTCTTAAG GGAAAATTGCTCGATGTCTTTGTTGTCAATTGCTTTGGATCTGCAGTTCAG GCTATGTTTGTACTCCTCTGTCTGCCAATTCTGTCCAACTTGAAGGGCATAACCTTGTCTCAGCTGCCTATGTACTTTAAAAGTGGCGCTGCTTGTTTCTTGAATATCGGAGGCAATACGACAG GGTGTGCAGGTGCTCCAATGCTACCCCTGCTTTTCATAATCTCCAGTGTTCTTTTCAACATATCAGTACTCAATCTTCTTAAATTCTCCGACGCTATCGTTGCTTCTCTTGCTGTCAGGGCATCAG TGCCAATTGCTATATATGCTCTTTCCCTACCATTGCCATACCTTCCTCAAGTTGAAAGCTTAAGCCCCTTTTTCCACTTAGGCTCTATGATTCTTGTGGTGGGACTTATCCTATACAACATGCCCAAGCCCCAGAAGCGGCTCTCGAAGGCTTTGTGA